One window from the genome of Salvia miltiorrhiza cultivar Shanhuang (shh) chromosome 7, IMPLAD_Smil_shh, whole genome shotgun sequence encodes:
- the LOC130994196 gene encoding uncharacterized protein LOC130994196 translates to MRFVNPSSASTLFGGKTVFGGDLRQILPVIPKESRQDIIFATINSSYLWRYCKVLRLTKNMRLQNMGSSVEAMELEEFSKWIASIGDGTIGSANDGHVNIDIPPDLFIKWSGDPIKHIVNTIYPSYCADNVDTSYLQERAILAPTINAVESVNQYMISLNKTEGQLYRSSDSTSRSDSVTNLVQQVHTPEFLNGIKYSRVPNHELYLKVGTPVMLLRNIDHANELCNDTRLMITRLGYHVLEAQILTGDNAGQKNLIPRMSLTPADPRLSFKFDRRQFPLIVSYAMTINKSQGQSFSHVGLFLPKPVFTHGQLYVAVSRVRSRE, encoded by the coding sequence ATGCGGTTTGTCAATCCATCAAGTGCATCCACCCTTTTTGGAGGCAAGACAGTCTTTGGAGGTGATCTCAGACAGATATTGCCTGTTATTCCAAAAGAAAGTAGACAAGATATTATTTTTGCAACAATAAATTCTTCATATCTTTGGAGATATTGTAAAGTTTTACGGTTGACAAAAAATATGAGGCTTCAAAATATGGGTTCCAGTGTTGAAGCTATGGAGTTGGAAGAGTTCTCTAAATGGATTGCGAGCATAGGCGATGGAACAATTGGAAGTGCAAATGATGGTCATGTCAACATTGATATTCCGCCAGATTTGTTTATAAAATGGTCAGGAGATCCGATCAAACACATTGTTAATACAATTTATCCATCATATTGTGCTGATAATGTAGATACAAGTTATCTACAAGAAAGAGCAATACTCGCTCCAACTATTAATGCTGTTGAATCTGTAAATCAATATATGATTTCTTTAAACAAGACTGAAGGACAGTTATACAGAAGCTCAGATTCAACTTCTAGATCAGATTCAGTCACTAATTTGGTGCAACAGGTTCATACTCCAGAATTCTTGAATGGCATCAAATATTCAAGGGTACCAAATCATGAATTATATTTGAAGGTGGGAACCCCAGTTATGTTGTTGAGAAACATCGACCATGCAAATGAATTGTGCAACGACACGCGATTGATGATAACAAGACTTGGTTATCATGTTTTGGAAGCGCAAATTCTTACAGGAGATAATGCAGGTCAAAAAAATTTGATTCCAAGAATGTCACTGACTCCAGCTGATCCGAGATTGTCTTTTAAGTTTGATCGACGACAATTCCCTCTAATCGTCTCTTATGCTATGACAATcaacaaaagtcaaggtcaatcgTTTTCTCATGTTGGTTTATTCTTGCCAAAACCAGTTTTTACACATGGCCAATTGTATGTTGCAGTATCAAGAGTacgaagtcgagaatga